The genome window CACAACTTTTCCAATATAGTTGTGAATGGTAAAAAGCACCCGATGTCTGAAAAAATCTATATTGCCTTTTTCTCTTTCCTTAACCAGTCCTGCTTTTGTTAACACTTCTTCTTTGAACTGCTGTTTCAACATAGTTTTGTAGAGGTGATCCCACCCTTCAGCAGCATAGCCCAATTCAAATCTCTTGATGGTCTCATCATTAAACCCGCGTTCTTTGAGGTAGGAGAGGCCTATGTTTTTTCCTTCTTCTGTTTCAAACAATTGTTTTTTATAATAATCGCAGGCAAAATTATTGGCAATTAATATCGCGGCCTTTAAATCCTGCTGCTTGTCGTATTCTTCATCGGGCTCAGTATCTTCTTCAAGTTCAATATTGTAGCGTTTAGCGAGATAGCGCAACGCTTCAGGATAGGAAAAACCTTCCATTTCCATTATAAAAGTGACGACACTACCGCCTTTTCCCGAACTAAAATCCTTGAAAATATTTTTGGCAGGAGATACGTGAAATGAAGGTGTTTTCTCATTTGTCCATGGACTAAGCCCTACATAGCCGCTACCGCGCTTTTTCAAACGCACATAATCGCCCACTACTTCTTCAATTACTGCGGTATTAAAAATTTTATCTATGCTGGCTTTTGAGATCATGCTTTAAAATTACAAAATTAAGCATGCAAGTGCTTTAAATTTTTGGCACAGAATTGGTAAATCTGAAATAAAACCAATAAAAAAAGGGAGGCTATTATGAAAACTTCAATTTTGATTTTCTGCACAGTATTGATCAGTCAGGCCGCAATGTTTGCAAATGTAATTATGAGCGAGCTGCGCATTGTCGATCCGCAAAACGAATTTTTTGCCGTTCAGCTCAACAATGCTGCTTTTACCAATGTAGCCAATGAACATGTTTTTGAAAATATCCGCCCGGGAAATCACAATATTAAACTGGCGAATATGCAGCAAGATCGATTTGGAAATAGACAGTTTAGCATATTTGCTAATCAACAAATACATATTCGCCCTGCCACGCGCAATATTGCGGTAATCAATGCTTTTAATGAATTGGTAATCGTTTTCAGCGAGCAAATTCGCACGAGATTGCATGTCCCTGTAAATTATGAGCCTGTAGCTACTCAGCCTATTCACCCCGTTGGCGTATCCGATTACGATTTCAGTCAGTTTTTGGCAATAGTTGAGCGTCAGAGTTTTGAGTCCACCAAGCTGAATATGATGCGCAATTTTATTCGCCAAAATGATTTGAATTCTTATCAGGTAAAAAGCCTGATGCATGTCCTGACTTTTGAAAGTTCCCGGTTGGAAATTGCAAAATTGGCTTTTGGAAATGTACTGGATCCGAATAATTACTATGTGGTAAATGACGCTTTTCAGTTCGAAAGCAGTATTCGGCAACTGAACCGGGCTTTGTATGGGTAGTTTTCATGCCTACAAAATCCGATTTCTAAAGGGTAGAAAAACCAATAGCAACACTACGGGCCTTATAATCTAAGCTTCGTATCATCACTTTAAGCAATTATTTTTTAATGAAGCATTCCCTTATGCTTATATTGTAGCAATGGACTGGTTACAATGGGGGTATTGGGGATTATTTCTATCGAGTTTTTTATCTGCTACGGTCTTACTTTTTTCTTCTGAGGCTGTATTGGCGGGGATTCTTGCTGCGGGAGCAAACCCTTTTATTTCTGTTACTGTAGCTACTTTGGGAAATTGGCTCGGAGGTATGACCTCTTATGGCTTGGGGTACTTGGGTAAGTGGAATTGGATAGAGAAATACTTGCGCATCAAGCAGGAAAAGGTAATGAAATGGCAACCTAAAATTGCCCGCTATGGTAGCTTTTTTGCAATATTTAGTTTTTTACCAATTATAGGAGATGTGATTGTATTGGCATTGGGCT of Chitinophagales bacterium contains these proteins:
- a CDS encoding YqaA family protein, with amino-acid sequence MDWLQWGYWGLFLSSFLSATVLLFSSEAVLAGILAAGANPFISVTVATLGNWLGGMTSYGLGYLGKWNWIEKYLRIKQEKVMKWQPKIARYGSFFAIFSFLPIIGDVIVLALGFFKAHIWLTAFWMFLGKLLRYLLILGGFQLF
- a CDS encoding DUF4476 domain-containing protein; this translates as MKTSILIFCTVLISQAAMFANVIMSELRIVDPQNEFFAVQLNNAAFTNVANEHVFENIRPGNHNIKLANMQQDRFGNRQFSIFANQQIHIRPATRNIAVINAFNELVIVFSEQIRTRLHVPVNYEPVATQPIHPVGVSDYDFSQFLAIVERQSFESTKLNMMRNFIRQNDLNSYQVKSLMHVLTFESSRLEIAKLAFGNVLDPNNYYVVNDAFQFESSIRQLNRALYG